The Caulifigura coniformis genome includes a region encoding these proteins:
- a CDS encoding FAD-binding oxidoreductase translates to MYSRRSFLKTTVGTAGCVAAGRHLRSEEAEVDVNDVQSQLNATRVLDVQRPTSVAELQSLIRRVKRKDAALAVCGGRHAMGGQQFLTGATLIDTTGMCRVVRLDRTRGTVEVEAGMQWPALIEQLTRDQAGEEMLWTIRDKQSGVDNVCLGGSLASNIHGRGLKFAPMVETIESFVLIDAGGEARTCSRSENAELFSLAIGGYGLFGIVATVTLRLTPRFKVERVVDVIPVRDLLDRVQGRIDEGFVFGDCQYATDFRGPAEGHEGVFACYRPVTTDRDATPAIELPKSKWAELYRLARTDRTKAFETYANYYRSTNGQIYWSDRHQLSGNFQSYRDGWDTKASTDMITELYVPPRNFLAFLAAMRRDFVEHQCDLTYGTIRLIEPDGETFLRWATERLVCIICNLHVQHTAEGEAKAAKDFRRLIDRAIEFGGRYYLTYHRWATRTQVEACYPQFVEFLKLKRKYDPSERFQSNWYRHYRRMFEDRV, encoded by the coding sequence ATGTACTCACGACGATCGTTTCTGAAAACGACAGTTGGAACGGCGGGTTGCGTGGCGGCTGGCCGCCATCTTCGCAGCGAGGAAGCGGAAGTTGACGTCAACGACGTGCAATCACAGTTGAACGCCACGCGGGTGCTGGATGTCCAGAGGCCCACATCGGTCGCGGAACTGCAGAGTCTCATTCGGCGTGTCAAACGGAAGGACGCGGCGCTGGCTGTCTGCGGCGGGCGGCATGCGATGGGAGGTCAGCAGTTCCTTACGGGCGCCACGCTGATCGACACGACGGGGATGTGCCGCGTCGTCCGGCTGGATCGAACCAGGGGAACGGTGGAGGTCGAGGCCGGGATGCAGTGGCCGGCGCTCATCGAGCAGCTGACGCGTGACCAGGCGGGCGAGGAAATGTTGTGGACGATCCGTGACAAGCAATCGGGTGTCGACAATGTCTGTCTGGGTGGCTCGCTGGCGTCGAACATCCACGGTCGCGGGCTCAAGTTCGCGCCGATGGTCGAGACGATTGAATCGTTCGTGCTCATCGATGCCGGGGGAGAGGCGCGGACATGCAGCCGGAGCGAGAACGCAGAGCTGTTTTCGCTGGCGATCGGGGGTTATGGGCTGTTCGGCATCGTCGCGACTGTCACCCTGCGGCTGACGCCACGATTCAAGGTGGAACGCGTGGTTGACGTCATTCCCGTCCGCGATCTGCTCGACCGTGTCCAGGGACGCATTGACGAGGGGTTCGTCTTTGGCGACTGCCAGTACGCGACTGATTTCCGCGGGCCGGCCGAGGGTCACGAGGGGGTGTTCGCGTGCTACCGGCCAGTCACGACGGACCGCGACGCGACGCCCGCGATCGAGCTCCCGAAATCGAAGTGGGCGGAGTTGTACCGCCTCGCGCGGACGGACCGGACGAAGGCATTTGAAACATACGCGAACTACTACCGGTCAACGAACGGGCAGATCTACTGGTCGGACCGGCATCAGCTCTCCGGCAACTTCCAGTCGTATCGGGACGGATGGGATACGAAGGCGAGCACTGACATGATCACGGAACTGTACGTGCCGCCCCGTAACTTCCTGGCGTTTCTGGCGGCGATGCGACGGGATTTCGTCGAGCACCAGTGTGACCTGACGTATGGCACGATCCGGTTGATCGAGCCGGATGGGGAGACGTTCCTGCGGTGGGCGACCGAGCGGCTGGTGTGCATCATCTGCAACCTGCACGTCCAACACACGGCGGAAGGAGAGGCGAAAGCTGCCAAGGATTTCCGACGGCTGATCGACCGGGCGATCGAATTCGGAGGGCGGTATTACCTGACGTATCACCGGTGGGCGACGCGGACGCAGGTGGAGGCGTGCTACCCCCAATTTGTGGAGTTCTTAAAGCTGAAGCGGAAGTACGATCCGTCAGAGCGGTTCCAGAGCAACTGGTACCGGCACTACCGGCGGATGTTCGAGGATCGGGTTTGA
- a CDS encoding 2,3-bisphosphoglycerate-independent phosphoglycerate mutase, giving the protein MSDIHELTRQLQKSNGSKIVMLVADGLGGLPLEPGGKTELETAKTPNLDKLAARSSLGLSTPVLPGITPGSGPGHLGLFGYDPLKYQIGRGVLEALGIDFDLGPNDVAIRGNFCTLDAAGNITDRRAGRIDSDRAAPLCEKLNKIKVPGVEVFVRHVKEYRLVIVLRGEGLGGNVDDTDPQKTGVAPLDPVGKDAASKKTAEAASSFLKQAREILKNDAPANFLTLRGIDKKPTIPTFQEVYGTKAGAIAVYPMYRGLARLVAMDILDAGQTLADQCTRLEAAWNDYDFFFMHFKYTDKCGEDGDFNKKAKMIEDLDAVIPRITALKPDVLIVTGDHSTPAKMQAHSWHPVPTLLASDLARFDKADKFGEAACRTGSLGNFEAKHLMLLALAHAGRLEKYGA; this is encoded by the coding sequence ATGTCAGATATCCACGAACTCACACGCCAGCTTCAGAAGTCCAACGGTTCGAAGATCGTCATGCTCGTCGCCGACGGGCTCGGCGGCCTGCCGCTCGAACCGGGCGGGAAAACTGAACTCGAAACTGCGAAGACTCCCAACCTCGACAAGCTCGCCGCCCGCAGCTCGCTCGGCCTTTCGACGCCCGTGCTCCCCGGCATCACCCCCGGCAGCGGCCCTGGCCACCTCGGGCTCTTCGGCTACGACCCGCTCAAGTACCAGATCGGTCGCGGCGTGCTGGAGGCCCTCGGCATCGACTTTGACCTCGGCCCCAACGACGTCGCCATCCGCGGCAACTTCTGCACGCTCGATGCCGCCGGCAATATCACAGACCGCCGCGCCGGCCGCATCGATTCCGATCGGGCCGCGCCGCTCTGCGAGAAGCTCAACAAGATCAAGGTCCCCGGCGTCGAAGTCTTCGTCCGGCACGTGAAGGAATACCGCCTCGTCATCGTCCTCCGCGGTGAAGGCCTCGGCGGCAACGTCGATGACACCGACCCGCAGAAGACCGGGGTCGCGCCGCTCGACCCCGTCGGAAAGGACGCTGCGTCGAAGAAGACTGCCGAAGCCGCCAGCTCGTTCCTCAAACAGGCTCGTGAGATCCTGAAGAACGACGCACCGGCCAACTTCCTCACGCTCCGCGGCATCGACAAGAAGCCGACGATCCCCACGTTCCAGGAAGTCTACGGCACGAAGGCCGGCGCCATCGCCGTCTACCCGATGTACCGCGGCCTGGCACGCCTTGTCGCCATGGACATCCTCGACGCCGGCCAGACCCTCGCCGACCAGTGCACCCGCCTCGAGGCTGCCTGGAACGACTACGACTTCTTCTTCATGCACTTCAAGTACACCGACAAGTGCGGCGAAGATGGCGACTTCAACAAGAAGGCGAAGATGATCGAGGACCTGGATGCTGTGATCCCGCGGATCACGGCCCTCAAGCCCGACGTCCTCATCGTCACCGGCGACCACAGCACGCCCGCCAAGATGCAGGCCCATAGCTGGCACCCGGTTCCGACGCTGCTCGCGTCCGATCTCGCCCGGTTCGACAAGGCGGACAAGTTCGGCGAAGCCGCCTGCCGCACCGGCTCGCTCGGCAACTTCGAGGCGAAGCACCTCATGCTCCTCGCCCTCGCCCATGCCGGACGCCTCGAAAAGTACG
- a CDS encoding NADH-quinone oxidoreductase subunit A produces MSAFAPVLVYVLILIGFVITNMVLTHVLGPRKKTATKQMAYESGMDPVGDARQPFDVKFYLVAILFLVFDVELLFLYPWATCAYVDVGEGGLPLELRNTMFGIMIIFMATLAIAYAYAWRKGVFKWR; encoded by the coding sequence ATGTCTGCTTTCGCCCCAGTCCTCGTCTACGTCCTCATCCTGATCGGCTTCGTCATCACCAATATGGTGCTGACGCACGTCCTGGGGCCCCGGAAGAAGACGGCCACCAAGCAGATGGCCTACGAATCGGGGATGGACCCGGTCGGCGACGCTCGGCAGCCCTTTGACGTCAAATTCTACCTCGTGGCGATCCTGTTCCTCGTCTTCGACGTCGAATTGCTGTTTCTCTATCCCTGGGCGACGTGCGCTTACGTCGATGTCGGAGAAGGGGGGCTCCCCCTCGAACTCCGGAACACCATGTTCGGCATCATGATCATTTTCATGGCCACCCTCGCGATCGCCTATGCCTACGCCTGGCGCAAGGGCGTCTTCAAGTGGCGCTGA
- a CDS encoding NADH-quinone oxidoreductase subunit C, whose amino-acid sequence MLDTAAFVARFNGSTSEFRDNRRAIVPAAKLSEAASALKTEFGFDMLVDVTAVDYLEYEGATDRFGVVYCLLNTTTGERVILKTFVNDPDPALPSVYSLWKGADWMEREVFDMFGIKFEGHPDLRRILMPDEFTAFPLRKDYPLKGRGERHNFPVITRAES is encoded by the coding sequence ATGCTCGACACCGCCGCCTTCGTTGCCCGCTTCAACGGCTCGACCAGCGAATTTCGCGATAACCGCCGCGCCATCGTCCCGGCAGCGAAACTCTCCGAGGCCGCCTCGGCCCTGAAGACGGAATTCGGATTCGACATGCTCGTCGACGTCACCGCCGTCGATTATCTCGAGTACGAAGGCGCGACCGATCGGTTCGGCGTGGTCTACTGCCTCCTGAATACGACCACCGGCGAGCGGGTCATCCTGAAGACGTTCGTCAACGATCCTGATCCCGCACTTCCGTCGGTCTACTCCCTCTGGAAAGGGGCCGACTGGATGGAGCGGGAAGTGTTCGACATGTTCGGGATCAAGTTTGAAGGCCATCCCGACCTCCGCCGCATCCTCATGCCGGACGAGTTCACAGCGTTCCCGCTCCGCAAGGACTACCCTCTCAAGGGCCGCGGCGAACGCCACAACTTCCCCGTCATTACCCGCGCCGAGAGCTGA
- a CDS encoding NADH-quinone oxidoreductase subunit B, which yields MAEKLPDNVFLTTLDAAASWARKNSLWPMPFATACCGIELMATASSRFDLARFGAEVMRFSPRQCDLMIVAGRVVMKMLPVLQRIWMQMPEPKWCISMGACACTGGVFDTYAVVQGVDRFIPVDLYVPGCPPRPEQLIAALIEMQDIVQKTGTHNGREFGRRTTATGPIPIELDEIRRSREALPIVDLPIYNSPNLN from the coding sequence ATGGCTGAAAAACTTCCCGATAACGTTTTCCTCACCACCCTCGACGCCGCGGCCAGCTGGGCTCGCAAGAACAGCCTCTGGCCGATGCCGTTCGCCACGGCCTGCTGCGGCATCGAGCTGATGGCCACGGCCTCCTCCCGCTTCGACCTCGCCCGTTTCGGCGCCGAGGTCATGCGGTTCAGCCCTCGGCAATGCGATCTCATGATCGTCGCCGGCCGCGTCGTCATGAAAATGCTCCCCGTGCTCCAGCGCATCTGGATGCAGATGCCCGAGCCGAAGTGGTGCATCTCGATGGGAGCATGTGCCTGCACAGGCGGCGTGTTCGATACCTACGCCGTCGTCCAGGGCGTCGACCGGTTCATCCCGGTCGATCTCTACGTCCCCGGATGTCCTCCCCGCCCTGAGCAGCTGATCGCCGCCCTGATCGAAATGCAGGACATCGTTCAGAAGACCGGGACCCACAACGGCCGCGAATTCGGTCGTCGCACCACGGCCACGGGGCCCATCCCGATTGAACTCGACGAAATCCGCCGCTCGCGCGAGGCGCTCCCCATCGTCGATCTCCCGATCTACAACTCCCCGAATCTGAACTAG
- the rimO gene encoding 30S ribosomal protein S12 methylthiotransferase RimO → MTNPVKGEKTFAFVSLGCPKNLVDSEKMLGHLAIDGFQVVSEPEGADFVVVNTCGFIEQSRAESKAVIQEMLDLKKAGGTKGVIVAGCLPERLGGTLLNEMPEIDHVVGVFGRDEIATVAEKLTGAAPSSLIQLESSLPGVAPLHREQRELFRPAAIKALDDRARMRLTPSHFAYLKISEGCDRTCTFCSIPKMRGKHVTKPIEMVIEEAKELAADGCKELILVAQDTTYYGLDLYGEVRLVQLLKELEKVDGLEWIRLMYLYPIHFSDELIDTIAGSSRIIPYLDMPLQHINSQVLKRMQRRVNREKTIELVEKLRGRIDNLVMRTTFVVGFPGETEEQFEELREFVKETQFQRMGVFPFSREPGTAADRLDGHLPDEVKAERVETLMADQQEIAFAWGDSMVGYELDCLIDEEVEEGVWSGRTFADAPEIDGTVYVQGENLNVGDFVPVEILERRDYDWIAAASEE, encoded by the coding sequence ATGACCAACCCGGTAAAGGGTGAAAAGACATTTGCCTTCGTGTCGCTCGGATGCCCGAAAAACCTGGTCGACAGCGAGAAAATGCTGGGGCACCTGGCGATCGATGGCTTCCAGGTGGTTTCGGAACCGGAGGGGGCCGATTTCGTCGTGGTGAACACCTGCGGCTTCATCGAGCAGTCGCGGGCCGAGTCGAAGGCGGTGATCCAGGAAATGCTCGACCTGAAAAAGGCGGGCGGGACCAAAGGGGTGATCGTCGCGGGCTGCCTGCCGGAACGGCTGGGTGGGACGCTGCTGAATGAAATGCCGGAGATCGACCACGTTGTCGGCGTGTTCGGACGCGATGAGATCGCAACTGTCGCCGAAAAGCTGACCGGGGCCGCCCCGTCGTCGCTGATCCAGCTGGAATCCTCGCTGCCTGGCGTGGCCCCCCTGCACCGCGAACAGCGGGAGCTGTTCCGGCCGGCGGCGATCAAGGCGCTCGATGACCGGGCCCGGATGCGGCTGACGCCCTCGCATTTCGCCTATCTCAAGATTTCCGAAGGGTGCGACCGGACGTGCACGTTCTGCTCGATTCCGAAGATGCGCGGCAAGCACGTCACCAAGCCGATCGAGATGGTGATCGAAGAGGCGAAGGAACTCGCGGCCGACGGCTGCAAGGAGCTGATCCTCGTCGCCCAGGACACGACCTACTATGGGCTCGACCTGTATGGCGAAGTGCGGCTGGTGCAACTGCTGAAAGAGCTGGAAAAGGTCGATGGGCTGGAGTGGATCCGGCTGATGTACCTGTACCCGATTCATTTCTCGGATGAACTGATCGACACGATCGCCGGATCAAGCCGGATCATCCCGTACCTCGACATGCCGCTGCAGCACATCAACAGCCAGGTGCTGAAGCGAATGCAGCGGCGGGTGAATCGCGAGAAGACGATTGAGCTCGTCGAGAAGCTGCGGGGCCGGATCGACAATCTCGTGATGAGGACGACATTCGTCGTTGGCTTCCCGGGGGAGACGGAGGAGCAGTTCGAGGAGCTGCGGGAGTTTGTGAAGGAAACGCAGTTTCAGCGAATGGGGGTGTTTCCGTTCTCGCGAGAGCCGGGAACGGCCGCCGATCGGCTGGATGGACACCTTCCGGACGAAGTGAAGGCGGAGCGGGTCGAAACGCTGATGGCGGACCAGCAGGAGATCGCCTTTGCGTGGGGCGACTCGATGGTGGGCTACGAACTCGACTGCCTGATCGATGAGGAAGTGGAAGAGGGAGTGTGGTCGGGTCGGACGTTTGCCGATGCGCCGGAGATCGACGGGACGGTGTACGTGCAGGGGGAAAACCTGAACGTGGGCGACTTCGTGCCAGTCGAGATTCTCGAGCGTCGCGACTACGACTGGATCGCGGCCGCCTCGGAGGAATAG
- a CDS encoding leucine-rich repeat domain-containing protein, which yields MLQRFTLLCISGGLVLATGCNKPTPEPKAPATTTTAAPAPATTQPPATPPAKPDDPAAIAELEKAKVILTRNAAGNVERADCKEAALSDAQLELFKGLPSLTYLSLENSEVTNSGLGTLAGIVPQLRVLGLRKCTAVSDEGLGQLKTLTNLEQLLLLYSRITDAGMPYVAELKGLRALDLRGCTQITDAGLAEVGKISTLVDLKLRNFELTDAGVKHLANLKLRTLEIEDANAVTSDGMVHLAGMTDLTKLNLMRTHIDDKGLESLAGMKKLRDLRLRGTSIDGTGLKHVLGSKDTLVYLDVSETPFGSDGMPTIAELKNLETLEMWAALIRDDDIPQLLGLAKLRDLSLEQCSRLTSEGLAKLAALPSLESLNIKQTRIDNDGLVALSKAPKLKSIDISNTEVTDGAIDKFKEARPNSTVTY from the coding sequence ATGCTCCAGCGATTCACGCTCTTGTGCATCTCCGGAGGCCTGGTACTGGCCACCGGATGCAACAAGCCGACCCCTGAACCCAAGGCCCCGGCGACAACGACCACGGCAGCGCCCGCACCCGCGACGACGCAGCCCCCGGCGACCCCTCCCGCGAAGCCGGACGATCCCGCAGCGATCGCAGAGCTCGAGAAGGCGAAAGTCATTCTCACCCGCAACGCGGCAGGAAACGTCGAACGGGCCGACTGCAAGGAGGCGGCCCTGAGCGATGCGCAACTCGAACTCTTCAAAGGCCTCCCCTCACTGACGTACCTCAGCCTGGAAAACAGCGAGGTCACGAACTCGGGCCTCGGAACACTGGCCGGCATCGTCCCCCAGCTCAGGGTCCTCGGCCTCCGCAAGTGTACGGCCGTCAGCGACGAGGGCCTCGGCCAGCTCAAAACACTGACCAACCTTGAGCAGCTCCTGCTGCTCTATTCCCGCATCACCGACGCGGGAATGCCATATGTCGCCGAACTGAAAGGCCTCCGGGCGCTCGACCTCCGCGGTTGCACGCAGATCACCGACGCAGGACTCGCGGAAGTTGGCAAGATCTCGACGCTGGTCGACCTCAAGCTCCGCAACTTCGAGCTTACCGATGCCGGCGTGAAGCACCTGGCAAACCTGAAGCTCCGGACCCTGGAGATCGAAGACGCCAACGCCGTCACCAGCGACGGCATGGTGCACCTCGCCGGCATGACCGATCTGACAAAGCTCAATCTCATGCGGACTCACATCGATGACAAGGGCCTCGAATCGCTGGCCGGCATGAAGAAGCTCCGCGATCTGCGCCTACGCGGAACCTCGATCGACGGCACAGGCCTGAAACACGTTCTCGGCTCGAAAGACACACTCGTCTACCTCGACGTCAGCGAGACGCCCTTCGGCTCCGATGGCATGCCGACCATCGCGGAACTCAAAAACCTCGAAACGCTCGAAATGTGGGCCGCCCTGATTCGGGACGATGACATCCCGCAGCTTCTCGGGCTGGCGAAGCTGCGAGACCTGAGCCTTGAGCAGTGCAGTCGCCTGACTTCCGAAGGCCTGGCCAAACTCGCCGCCCTGCCGTCGCTCGAATCGCTGAACATCAAGCAGACACGCATCGATAACGACGGCCTCGTCGCACTCTCCAAGGCGCCGAAGCTGAAGTCGATCGATATCAGCAACACCGAGGTGACCGACGGGGCCATCGACAAATTCAAAGAAGCCCGGCCCAACAGCACGGTCACTTATTGA